CAAATGCTTGATACAAATAAAATTGCAAACTTCATGGCATGGTTTTATACAATACGCTCTTTTGAATTCCTTAGGCGGTCATACTCATTGATTTCGCATTAATGCAATCGATAAGAGAATGAAAAGGTTCCACCGGATCGATATAAACGATAATACTAGGATACTTCTGCATCAAAAAATGCTCAATCTGTTCCTCCGAAAGAACGACTTGATCTTCCATTTCAAGAACCGGAAGGCCGTCCGCATTTCGATAAATTGAATATTCTTCCTGACCGAGAAAATCGGTCAAAAGCATGTATCCAGAGCCGTAGTAAATTCCTCCCTGAAAGTAATACTTATAAAAGACCCGTACTTCGGGAAGAAATAAATCGGGGTAAAAAACGCAGAGAGAAATTTTCTCGATCCCCGCAATGGTCCTGATTTTCCTAAGGTGAAACCAGATCTTCCGAATCAGAAGATAGGAAACCAAAATCAATACGGGGATGAGTATGGGCATCCTTTAGACTAAGGCAATTTCTTCCGACCTTTCGGGATTACCGGAAGAATTGTCGTCTCCTCCAGCCTTGGAATCGGCCGGTTTATAATCCGTCCATGGAGTTTCCATAAATTCGAGCTTACCTTCTTTGAAATCGATTTCAATTTTTGTAGGCTCCTTATAAGCTCCCTTAAGTGTTTGCACTGCCATATGATCTTCCAATTCTCTTTGGAAAACTCTTCGAAGCGGCCTTGCGCCAAACTTCTCATCATAGCCGATATCCATGATATGATCTTTTGCCGCTTGAGTAACGGAAACTTGAATCATTTTTTCACGAAGTCTTTTGTTCGTATCGGTCACCATAATATCGATGATGGACATGATATTTTCTTTGGTGAGGGAACCGAAATAGATAACTTCATCCACACGATTTAAGAACTCGGGATTGAAATATTTTTTCAATTGATCACGTGTCTGATCCGATTTATATTTCAAAGCTTCGTCCTTACGATCTTCGAATCCGAGTCTTCCTCCGGCTTGAATTTCTTTCGCACCAATGTTGGAAGTCATAATGATGATCGTGTCCCGGAAGTTTACTTTCCGCCCCTTCGTATCAGTCAGGTTTCCTTCTTCCATAATTTGGAGGAGAATATTGAAAATGTCGTGGTGCGCTTTTTCGATTTCATCCAAAAGAATAATGGAATAAGGTCTCTTTCTGACAAACTCGGTCAATTGACCTCCGTCATCATATCCCACATAACCCGGCGGAGCTCCGATCAAACGGCTTACCGCATGCGGTTCCATATATTCGGACATGTCCACACGAAGCATAGCATCATCATTTCCGAAAAGGAAATTTGCAAGAGCTTTTGCAAGTTCGGTTTTACCGACTCCCGTAGGTCCTAAGAAAATAAAAGAACCGGTGGGACGTCTTTCGCTTTTGAAACCGGTTCTAGCACGACGAACCGCTTTTGCGATCTTTTCGATCGCTTCTTCCTGACCGACAATTCGTTTTTTCAACTCGTCTTCCAAACGAAGAAGTTTATCCGATTCGGATTCTTCCATTTTCTCCAAAGGAATTCCAGTCCACAAAGATACTACGGAAAGAATATCGTCCTCATCGATATTGACCGCAAAGTCTTCCATTTTCTCTTGCCAAGCGCGAATCTTTTCTTCCATCGCTTGTTTTTTCCGATTCACTTCATCACGAACGCCTGCGGCTTTTTCGTATTCTTGGGCACGAACCAATTCCTCTTTTTTAGAAGCAAGTGATTTGATTTCCTCTTCCAGATCTTTGATCGTTTGAGGACGCGCGCAGTTCGCTAAACGGGCCTTTGCCCCGGCTTCGTCAATGATATCGATTGCTTTGTCGGGTAAGTATCGATCATTGATATATCTGTGAGAAAGTTTTACGGATTGCTCCA
The nucleotide sequence above comes from Leptospira weilii. Encoded proteins:
- a CDS encoding ATP-dependent Clp protease ATP-binding subunit, whose protein sequence is MLEFTKRAKRVINEIAQDEAKRLGSDYIGPEHILLGLLKEEDSVAIKILNNLNINLNELRKEVERRTREASGALLMDVAGGQDRYQKIIELSKEEAKRLKHNYVGTEHILLALLRDNNNIAGGALYSFSVNYNVIKSEILRLLGAPPTSSVGVSSAAQSGPQGTPSRQEKTKTPILDEFARDLTQLARDKKLDPVVGRATEIQRVIQILSRKTKNNPVLVGESGVGKTAIVEGLALAIVEKSVPDLLFEKRVLSLDLASLIAGTKYRGEFEERLKKIMKEITSSTNIIILIDELHTLIGAGAAEGAVDAANILKPALARGELQCIGATTSAEYRKYIEKDSALERRFQVVKVAEPSVTDAIQILQGLKKAYEAHHKVRYSNKALEQSVKLSHRYINDRYLPDKAIDIIDEAGAKARLANCARPQTIKDLEEEIKSLASKKEELVRAQEYEKAAGVRDEVNRKKQAMEEKIRAWQEKMEDFAVNIDEDDILSVVSLWTGIPLEKMEESESDKLLRLEDELKKRIVGQEEAIEKIAKAVRRARTGFKSERRPTGSFIFLGPTGVGKTELAKALANFLFGNDDAMLRVDMSEYMEPHAVSRLIGAPPGYVGYDDGGQLTEFVRKRPYSIILLDEIEKAHHDIFNILLQIMEEGNLTDTKGRKVNFRDTIIIMTSNIGAKEIQAGGRLGFEDRKDEALKYKSDQTRDQLKKYFNPEFLNRVDEVIYFGSLTKENIMSIIDIMVTDTNKRLREKMIQVSVTQAAKDHIMDIGYDEKFGARPLRRVFQRELEDHMAVQTLKGAYKEPTKIEIDFKEGKLEFMETPWTDYKPADSKAGGDDNSSGNPERSEEIALV